Sequence from the Suncus etruscus isolate mSunEtr1 chromosome 1, mSunEtr1.pri.cur, whole genome shotgun sequence genome:
GCAGCAGCGCACACGCACGCGtgtacacacaagcacacacatttACATGCTTGCACACGTTTGCACATACTTGCACACCAAGACCTGAACACATATACTTAGACATGTACACAAATTTGCATACACATGCGTTTCCAGGAACACACATACTTAAATACTTGCACGAATTTgcactctttcttccctcctcccagggccagagGAAGCATGCACAGCTGTTTCGTGATGGGAAAGTTGGGGTTCTGGGAATGGGGGTTTGCAGGTGCAGCTGCTTAGTGCAGGGTGAGGGGCCAGGTCCACGCTGCTCCCCAGAACCCTGTGTGAGGAAGAACTATTATTctggaaagcaaaaaataaaaacaactgttaTTCCAGGAGCAGCCACAGGCTTGGCTCTTGGATATGAGCTTCCTGTCTCCACGATTCTTCCTGCAAGGGCCCACAGGCCTCTGGTCCCTCCTGACCATGCACAAGGGGCTGCAGTGGCagcaggagggagggaaaaaggggaaaagggggcaggggtgggggtcAGCGGGAGGCACAGCTGGACACGGCCTTGGAGACAGCAGGTGCCAAAGAGCAGACAGGGCTCCAGCCAGCGAGTTCAGAACGGTTCTTCTCCAGGCCccaggaggagggaagggaacacTCCCCTTAGAGAAAGTTCCCTCACGCCTCATGACAGTCACTCTTGCACACACCCACATGTACACTCACAACGCACATGTTAACACACTCACAAGCACACACgtacacatgtgcacacataagcacgcacacacacaaacgcaGGTGCACACACGTGCACTCACGCGCTTGTCCCCTCTCACCACATCCCAGGGTGCGAAGCCGCAGCGCGGGTGGTGCTGGGATCAGGCATGCCTGAGACGGGCGGGGAGGGGGGCAGGCCTGCCTCGCGTGCAGGGGGGGacgccaggctcgggggacgggGGCCAGACGGACGGGCCATCACCGCACAAGCACGGGTGGGTGAGGCCGGCCGAGGGCTCAGTTGACCTGGCGACAGGCCTCGAATGTCCATTTGGTGGCTCCGCCGTAGATGTCGATCTGGCTCTCGGCCCAGGCGATGACGTTGCCCGACAGGGCCTTGGCGCTGCAAGTCGCCAGGCTGTACACCTCCCCGGGGCTCAGCTTGCGGTCCCAGATGTTGAAATGGGCCAGCTCGCCCACGAAAGCCTGGGTGGCATCGAACCCTCCACCCAGGGTGTCCTGTGGGGAGCAGAGGGGGCTGGGCAGGCTCGGCCAGGGAACAAGGGGCCCTTCTCCTGGGAACCCTGTGGCCCAGGAGGCCCGTGTTCAGCTAGCTGTCCCTGGGCTGCTGTACCCATGACATGCAAGGGCTGCTCCTGCCTTGCACCAACCACCCCCAGGGTACCAAGGAAGGGCTGGCATTTCTGGAAATGGGGGGTGGGTGCAGCTCGACTGTAGGATGATCCACCTGGGCCTGTCCCGTGCTGCAGACCCTCATTCTGACCCAACCTACGGGCCGACTGTCCCATAACCCCATGCCCGGTTCCGGGCCCTGCTGTGGACTGTGTACCTGCTCCTGGCCGAGCACCAGCACGCCCTGTGGCTTGATGGGGTGGTATGGTGCCAGATTCTCGCCACTGCCGCCCTGCGTGCCGTCCTGGTAAGCCTCCCACACGCCGTCACGTGTGGTCCAGGTGACACAGATGTGATGCCACTTGCCGTCGTTGATCACAAAGGGCAGCTTGGCCACCTGgccagagggagggaaggggcacGGCATGTGAACTCACACGGGGTTCAGGTCGGGTCCCCGCTGCTGCCAGAGCTCTCAACCTAGGTCCTTGGCCCAGGGATGGCACGGGACCACATGTCCTCTCAGCTCCCCCAACTTAGCTGCCAACTCCCAGCAACCTTCCAGCCTCATGGCCCTGGCAATGTGGCCTCTAAGGGCTGGCCCGGTCTCCACACGCATTTCCCAGTCGTGTCCCAGCTTTGGGGGGCGGGGAATGAGCACCCCTCACCCCTGCCCAGCCTGAGCCAGTCTGTCTGGTCCTCAGTCCTGGCAGAGTAGCCACCAAGAACCTTCCCGACCTCCAAGCGGGGGTCCCTGGGGcgtggcctcctcctcctccctgcccAAGGCACTGAGAACTGGGTGAGATTCAAGCTCCTGCTGCGATGGCATCTGTGGCTGGCAGCCTCCCTAAGCATGGGCATGCACAGGCTGAGGAGGGACCTGGAGACCAAAGAGGCTTCTCGGGGATCCCTAGATCCCTCTCCCCCAGGTGGGGGTGCTCACAAGTTGTGTCGGACATTGGTGTCGCCCCCACCCACCATCCCAGAGCACCGAAGGGCCCTGATATAGGCTGGGGGTGAGGAGGTGACACTGGGGGATGGTGAGGGGCTCCCAGCTATTATGTCATTCTTCTCCAGTGACCATGACCAGGATGTGCGGATGGGGCGGGGCCACAGTAGCCTGTTCTGGGAGGTCTCCCCCACACTCCCACCGGAGCGCTACCTTGTCGTTGATGAGGATCTCCATGGGGTTGTTGCCCCATTCGATGAGCACCAGCTCGTTGGCCTGGCCGGGCACCGCGTAGGAGAAGGGGGTGCCCACACCAGGGGCAGCGCTGGACTTGAGCCACATACAGACACTGAAGGCATACATCTCGGGCAGGCTGCGGCGGGCCTTGGCGTACATGTAGTTGGTGCGGAGCGGGAAGGTCAGCTGGAACTTGGAGCCGGGGCGACCGTCCTTCTGACCTGGGGGAGGACTTGGTGTGACCCTGGGGAGGGCCCTGCCTGTCCTAGGGGGCCAAGAGCTCGGGCCAGGATGCAAGAGCTGACCCAGACCTCTGCACTGGGGGGAAGGTAGGGGCAGAAGGATGAGGCTGGGGAGGTCCCCATGGAGGTGTGAACTTGCCCCCCACCCCAggttcttctcttctccttgggaCTTGCAAGGCCTCAGAACCCTAAACCCCACTCTCCGGATCACTGTGTGGTGGCTCAGTCGGCTCTGCTCTGAGACTGCGGCTTCTTCCTGCACCCATCCCCCCATTTCCCCGCACCCCTTTGCCCTCTGGGACCTCCCGGGAGTTGCCTGTGAGAACCCACAGCAGGCTCGGGCACTGCCAAGGCCCCCAAGGTGACTGCTAGGAGGACATTTCCCTCTACCCTGAGTGTCCccaacaggcaggcaggcaggcagagctCGGCCTCGTGGGCCTCTCTCACAGCCACCATCCTCCACGCGGCCCCACAAGGCTCTGGGGAGCCCTAGTTCACCCCACACATAGACACCTCCTCGCCCTCCCACACACTGGTGTGGCGGCTTGGGCATGACGGGGTCGGTGGGACCAGGTCCAAGCAGGTCACAGCGCCCGGCAGTGGGCACAGACACCGCTCAGAGCCGGGGCTCGTGCGCACCACCCCCGAGCTGGCAGTTCCCAGCCCCTGGAGCCAAGTATTATTTCTAGAAGGCAGCTGGGGACAGAGCCACTTCCtaggagtgcagaaccagggaaCGGGgcccggggggtgggggtggggaggcccTCAGAGACTCCAGTGCCCCCATCTTCCCGGGCCTGGGCTGGAAGGAGGAGGCCAGGCCGGGCCCCAGGGGTCCCCCTGCCCCAGTCTCTGCGCCTCcgtccctcctcctccctcccagagCGGGGAGCCGCTTCCCAGTTACATAACGCGCCTTAAGATGGCGCTGTGGGCCCCATCCCGCACCCCCGGCAGGCGGGAGGGTCACGTGCCCTGCTCTTTGCGGGGACCCCTCCCCCTTTTTACAACCGGGTCTGATTTCCGCGGCCGCCCGGCTCTGCAGCCTGAGCTCATCCGTGCGCCctggcgcgcgcgcgcgcgcggggaCCCAGGAGGCGCCGAGACGCTCGCGAAATGTCAGTCGCGGGTCACTCCGGAGAGGGGTCCGGGCTCGGGGTGCCCGAGCAGACCCCAGCGGTGCCACCCAGGAGCTCCGGGCAGGAGCCGCGCCCCGGGGGTGGGCGGGGGAGCCCGCGTCTCCGGAGGACGCGGCCAGCCCGGGCCAGCTGCGTGGCAAAGTTACTGTAGATCCAACAGACTTGGAAAGGCCCCTGCGTGTGGGCGTGCGGGGGGAGCCAGCTGTCCCGTCCCTGCCGCCCTGCCCCGGGGAGCTGGGCGGTGGGGGCTGGGTGGGGCCGGAGGAGCGGGGCGCCGAGTGCCGGGGGCGCAGGGGCGCAGGAGCGCAGGAGCGGGGTGAGCGCCCGGGTGAGTGCCCCGGGCCGGCGGCGAGTCCCCGTCCGTACCTTTCTCCAGCTCGCTGATGCGCTGGTGCAGCGAGGTCAGCGCGCTCTCGATCTTCACCCGCTCCTCCGTGTCGTTCCTGGCGCCCCCCTTGCCCTCCTCCAGGCTGTTGACCCGCGAGAGCACCTGCCTCTCCAGGTCGTCGATCTTGCTTTGCAGCAGATCCTTGAGGCTGTTGGTCTGGCTGGAGGAATTGAGGCGGCTGTACTGCtgcggggagggagggagcgagggcgGGGAGAGCAGACCGTTACCCGAGCCGGCCGCCGGGCCACTGCGGGGGCGGCCGGGCCGGGAGCTCCGCGAGGGGCCGTCCCGCGTTGGGGGGACCCCCGCCGGCCGGGGCGCGGTGGGGCGGGGACGGGAGAGCCGGGCCGGGCGGGGAGAGGGCCGGGGCgagggccggggccggggccggggccggggccagGGCCAGGGCGGGCAGCGGGGCGCGGGGCCGGGCCGCGGAGCGCGCGCGCACCTCCAGGTTCTCCAGGCGGGTCTTGAGCGACTGCAAAGTTTGCCCGAGTTGGCTGAGCGTCTCGGCGGCCGGCGTCCGGGACAGGTCGCCCATGGTGTTCTTGGCCGGGGCCCCGGCCGGCTTGCGCGCGGCGCCCGTGTCCAGCGTGCTCTGGCTCTCGCAGCGGCCCAGCTTGGAGGTGAGCTCGCGGATGGTCTCCTTCTGGCTCAGGATGGTCTCCTTCTGGGACAGCACCGTCTCGCGGAGCTGCAGCACGCTGGTCCGGAGCTCGTCGGCGCCGCCCGCGGCCACGGACGCGGCGCACATGTCGGCGTCCACGGGCACCGAGGTGCAGATGAAGCGCGTCGGCCCGAAATCCTGGGCCCCGCCGCCCAGGAGGCAGAGCGCGAGCAGCGCGCAGGTGCGCACGGCCCGGCCGGCCGGCATGGCTGCGGCGGGGGCCCGGCTGGCTGGCTgcggcggggcgcggggcgcggggccggCGGGCTGGAGCGCGGCGCGCGGCTCGGGGCTCCcggtgcggtgcggtgcggtgcgCGCGGCTGCTCGGCGGAGCGCGGCTCGCGGGGCGCGGAGGGCTGGTGCGCGGGGCGCGCCGGGCTTGTCCACGCCGCGCGCTGTCCGGTCCCCACTGCCGCCTGCGCTGCGGAGCGCGCGCCTTTTATGCCCGCGGGAGGGGCCTGGGCGCCGCGACGTCAGCGGGGGAGGAATCCCGCTTTAATTGCCCGCGCCCGCCTCGCCAAGCCTCGCCaagcctcgcctcgcctcgccgggGGTCGCGCGCCGCCCGGGGGGGGCCGtccctccgccgccgccgcccccgcagCCGCCTCTCCCGCGCCCGCCCCGCGCCGCGCCACCCCCGCGCCGCTTCCCCGAAAGCGCTCGGAGCGCGCCTGGCGAGGGGGCAGGGGCGGGCTCGGCCGAGCTCCGGGCTCTGCGCCCCGCCACCTGCTCGCAGCCCCCAGGGTCCCTCCGAGCGCGGGGTTGGGGCGCGCCGGGGACGGGGACCCCCGCCGGGCCCTGGCCGGGCTGTCCGGGAGATCTCGAGGCTCCCCAAGGACTCGAACCTTGGTGCCGTCGCCCCTGGAGGGGAGCGCGCGGGCCCCCGGGCTGCTGGCCCTTCCCCCGCGCCCGTTTGGGGGGCCGGGGGCTCCTCGCCCCCTCTTTGCTGGTGCTCGGTGCCTGGACCCCGCCCCGGGGGCTTCCCTGCGGGCCTGGGGGACCCAGCGGAACCCACCCAGGGCCGCCCCCGCTCCGCGCTCCGGCGGGTGGAGCGACTTCTCGGAAAGCGCCCGGAGGACCGAGCGGGGAGGACGTGGGGAGGACCGGACCGAGCCTTCCGGATCGGAACCGGCGGGGGGCGCGGCAGGCGGGGCGGGGCGGCATCACCGGGACTCCCCGGGCCCGCGCGGCCGCTCCTGTCCTCGCGTGTCCATGTCCCCCGTGTCTGTCCAGCTGTGCGCGGGGCCCCTGGAGGGAGGGGCTCCTAGGGCGGAGGGGCTGGGGTGCGGGAGACTTGGGGGAGGAACAGGTGCCCGGGGAAGGGATCAGATATGGGGGTGATCCGGGATGGGGATGGGGGAGCAGCTCCTGGATCGCGCCCCAGGTCTCCGGTGCCAACCCCGGGGGTCCTTTCCCTCGAGGACTCGCGCCCGCCCCTGCGCTTAGCTTCGCGCCTTCTTGCTGGGCGGCGGCGCCGGGCTTGGCGCT
This genomic interval carries:
- the NPTX1 gene encoding neuronal pentraxin-1 isoform X2 yields the protein MPAGRAVRTCALLALCLLGGGAQDFGPTRFICTSVPVDADMCAASVAAGGADELRTSVLQLRETVLSQKETILSQKETIRELTSKLGRCESQSTLDTGAARKPAGAPAKNTMGDLSRTPAAETLSQLGQTLQSLKTRLENLEYSRLNSSSQTNSLKDLLQSKIDDLERQVLSRVNSLEEGKGGARNDTEERVKIESALTSLHQRISELEKGQKDGRPGSKFQLTFPLRTNYMYAKARRSLPEMYAFSVCMWLKSSAAPGVGTPFSYAVPGQANELVLIEWGNNPMEILINDKVAKLPFVINDGKWHHICVTWTTRDGVWEAYQDGTQGGSGENLAPYHPIKPQGVLVLGQEQDTLGGGFDATQAFVGELAHFNIWDRKLSPGEVYSLATCSAKALSGNVIAWAESQIDIYGGATKWTFEACRQVN
- the NPTX1 gene encoding neuronal pentraxin-1 isoform X1 — encoded protein: MPAGRAVRTCALLALCLLGGGAQDFGPTRFICTSVPVDADMCAASVAAGGADELRTSVLQLRETVLSQKETILSQKETIRELTSKLGRCESQSTLDTGAARKPAGAPAKNTMGDLSRTPAAETLSQLGQTLQSLKTRLENLEQYSRLNSSSQTNSLKDLLQSKIDDLERQVLSRVNSLEEGKGGARNDTEERVKIESALTSLHQRISELEKGQKDGRPGSKFQLTFPLRTNYMYAKARRSLPEMYAFSVCMWLKSSAAPGVGTPFSYAVPGQANELVLIEWGNNPMEILINDKVAKLPFVINDGKWHHICVTWTTRDGVWEAYQDGTQGGSGENLAPYHPIKPQGVLVLGQEQDTLGGGFDATQAFVGELAHFNIWDRKLSPGEVYSLATCSAKALSGNVIAWAESQIDIYGGATKWTFEACRQVN